AAGGACCAGCCGGGGAAAGGAACACAGCCTGGGGAAAAGGACACAGCCTGGAAAAGGACACACTGGGAAAAGACACAGCCTGGGGAAAAGGAACAGCCAGTCTGGGAAAAGACACAGCCTGGGAAAAGACACCAGCTGGGGAAAAGGACACAGCTCTGGGGGAAAAGGGACACAGCCTGGGGAAAAGGACACAGCTGGGGAAAAGGACACAGCCTGGGGAAAAGGACACACTCCTGCGGGAAAAGGCACAGCGGGGAAAACACCAGCTTGGGCGAAAAGGACAACAGCCTGGGAAAAGGAAACACCGGGAAAGAGCCTGGGGGGAACCAAGCGGGGAAACACAGCTGGGGAAAGGACACAGCCTGGGGGAAAAGGAACAGCCTGGAAAAGAACCTGGGGACAAAGGAACACAGCCTGGGGAAAAGGGACACAGCTCTGGCGGAAAAGGCACACAGCCTGGGGAAAAGGACACAAGCCTGGCGGGAATAGAAACACAGCCTGGGGAAAAGGAACACAGCCTGGGGAAAAGGAACACAGCCTGGGGAAAAGGAACACAGCCTGGGGAAAAGGAAGAGATTCCAGGATGAGACCTCTGAAGAGGAGACGGCTCAGGACAGTGCAGCAACGGTGTTTCGGAACACAGCCTGGGGAAAAGGAAGAGATTCCAGGATGAGACCTCTCA
The Salvelinus sp. IW2-2015 unplaced genomic scaffold, ASM291031v2 Un_scaffold6784, whole genome shotgun sequence DNA segment above includes these coding regions:
- the LOC139027005 gene encoding uncharacterized protein gives rise to the protein NIQGASQFIKETQPGEKDTAWEKDTLAWGKGHSLGKRNTAWGKEQPGEKDTAWGKGPAGERNTAWGKGHSLEKDTLGKDTAWGKGTASLGKDTAWEKTPAGEKDTALGEKGHSLGKRTQLGKRTQPGEKDTLLREKAQRGKHQLGRKGQQPGKRKHRERAWGEPSGETQLGKGHSLGEKEQPGKEPGDKGTQPGEKGHSSGGKGTQPGEKDTSLAGIETQPGEKEHSLGKRNTAWGKGTQPGEKEEIPG